Sequence from the Cucumis sativus cultivar 9930 chromosome 1, Cucumber_9930_V3, whole genome shotgun sequence genome:
CAACTATgtcttattttcatttagaaaattttaaaaatagcaaaataaattaaaatatttacatgttatagcaaaattttgaattttatcaatgataaccACTAATATTCTTATATCGTTGTGTATCAATGTCACTTATAGAAACATATTAGTGTAAcaatcaatgtctattattgatagaatctaaaaagTTTACTatatgtttgtaaatattttatcaaatttgttatttttgacaatttgatCGTTGTTGGAATAATTTCTAAAgtaatgagaaatatttttgaaagatggaaaataaaagagttttagtactttttaagtattaaaattttagaatgaaaGTAGAAAGGAGAGGCTAATTAATTGTAGGCGTCGTCTATTGCTTTtgaccaaaatttaaattaataatcaattaacattagattaaaagtacttttttaCTCTCCcactaaaaaatgaaaagaaaaaactaataataaataaaaagttataattgtGGATCACAATCCATATGCAAtttcttgtttaatttctttataatttccTTATGATCTCCTCCTAGgtttttctagaaaaaaatttagctGCCATAAAGCTTGATCTAttaggaaattaattaaaattgcaacaattaaattaaacaaggTTGGTTGagtattaaaattcaaactatatatattatttacaatataatatgATATCTTAAACGTTATCAATTATTTCCTTTTGTTATTACCTTTGTGTATTTTATTATGATGatttaactaaaaagaattttcattaaattgaGTTGACGGGGGGAAACACGTGCACAtgcaaatatattttataagaatTGTAGTtccttataattaattatattggCCTAAAAGAGTACCAAAAGTCTAATGTTGTTCTAAGAAGTtatctctctatatataactCTAAGCTATCATCTCTATAACTATAAGGTATCATCTCACCtaccaataaataaataaataagaacttTCGTGTTTgaagtttagaaaaacaacaaatattagAATTGATTCAGACcaataaaagaataagaagGATATGGATGATTATTTGAAAGCAAGTaggaaaaaacaacaaaaatagaaaaatcgattagaaaaaaaaagctccaaacaaatatatgtCCATGAGAGTAAGAGTAAGGAGAAATTGAAGAGcctaaattaaaactataaagaGTGAGTTATTTGTGTGTCACGATCGAGAGAGTTTGACAAAAAGTATTACATTGTAATCACTTAACCATACTTATTACTCTAAAAGTACTTAGGATGATATTGAACCAAACTGGATTACCAATTTGTATGTCTTTTATATGTACTTTGATTATATATCGTTCATTGGTACCCATCTTGTTGAATAATTTCTTTCGATTAACAATTTATTCAAGGCTTTCTTTACAtttatagtttcaattttggtCTAAGTTGAATTCCCTCGACAACAAGACCACCTCTCAAATGTTGACTCTCGACTTCTTTCAAGCACATCTCTACAATGCTGTCTCCAGAATCATGAACATAAAACTCCCCCAACTCGATCTCGATCCAACTGTCGTCGTTGTCTTCATCTATTTCATGATCGTTATCTCCGCCaaagataatttgatttttgtactCCCTTTGCTTGTGCAAAtacacttttcttttagatgTCACTGCAGTGTTGAGTTGAATTGTGGCTTGAGATGGATGAGTGTTTAATCCATAAGCTCTATCTGCAAACTTCACCAAAAGATATGCAAAGTAAAGTGTTTTTGAGGAAAGCAATTTGGTATTGATTGAGCCTTTTATTTCTAGCCACCATATAGTTCTCAATTCTGCAACTTCTTCAAACCTAaacttccaattttcaaacaaaaacaaaatggagCAGCAAAGAATAAGTATtttaagaagagaaaacaacTTGAAGGTATTCTTCTAGCTATATATAAGATGTGAGaggttaatatatatatcaagagagaaagtagagagagaCCTGGATTTGAGAAAGGGTTGTCTATTCCAAGACCAATATAGAGGATTGTTTGACCATTGAATTTGAAGTTCCCTTGCACCTAAAATATAGCATTTCTTACCTGTCTCTTTatctatataaaatatctgcattattttgcaaaacaaaacattattcTTATTCATCTATCTATGAAATAATCAGAACTTAAAAGCCCTCATGGTGGCCAGTAAGGTAGaatcattaaaag
This genomic interval carries:
- the LOC101220101 gene encoding putative F-box protein PP2-B12, with the protein product MNLDLLPQDCIAHILSFASAREACRLSIVSEMMHSMVDSDVVWEKFLPFDCKKVLLRLDSPIVYATKKELYFKLCCPHLVDGGKKIFYIDKETGKKCYILGARELQIQWSNNPLYWSWNRQPFLKSRFEEVAELRTIWWLEIKGSINTKLLSSKTLYFAYLLVKFADRAYGLNTHPSQATIQLNTAVTSKRKVYLHKQREYKNQIIFGGDNDHEIDEDNDDSWIEIELGEFYVHDSGDSIVEMCLKEVESQHLRGGLVVEGIQLRPKLKL